The following DNA comes from Desulfobaculum xiamenense.
TCCACAAAACGAGCCGACGCCCCTAGAGAGACGCGTTATCGAGGCGTTGAGGGGCGGAGCATTGGATGAGTATGTCGTGTACGAGGCCGACGCCATTCGCTATTTCCGGCCCATTCGGCTGACTGCGGAGTGTCTGCACTGCCATGGCGACCCGAAGGGAAGCGTCGATCCTACCGGAGGCATTCGCGAGGGATGGAAAGACGGCGACATTCACGGGGCCTTCGAGATTGTGAGTTCCCTTGAGGCCGCCAATCGCGAGATCGCCTCGGCGCAGTTGAGCACGGTGTCGTGGACATCGGTCTTGCTGGTCGGTTTGGCCGCGGTGGTTTGGCTCGTGATGCGCAGTAGCGTCATTGAGCCGATATCGGAGATGCAGTCCGTGGCGGGAGCCATGGCGCAGGGCGATTTCACGCGCAGGGTCACCCGGCGGGGCCGGGACGAGATGGGGCGCATGGCCGGGGCCTTCCGCGAGATGAGCGATAGGCTGCACAGCGTGGTCCGGGATGTGGGGCTGGCCTCGTCCAACGTCACCAATGGCAGTGTGGAGTTGCAGTCCGCGTCGCAGAGTCTGTCCGAAGGCGCGACGCGTCAGGCGGCGAGCGTGCAGGAAGTGTCGTCCTCCGTGGAGCAGATGACCGGCAACATCAGGCAGAATGCGGAGAATGCGCAGCAGGTGGAGCGCATCGCGGCCGAGGTGGCCGAGAAGGCGCAGGAAGGCGGCGACGCCGTGGCCGGAACGGTTGCGGCCATGCACAACATCGTCGAGAAGATCATGATCATCGAGGAGATTGCTCGGCAGACCAATCTTCTCGCACTGAATGCGGCCATCGAGGCGGCCCGGGCCGGGGAGCACGGCAAGGGCTTTGCCGTGGTGGCCGCCGAAGTCCGCAAGCTGGCCGAACGCAGTGGGCAGGCAGCACGCGAAATCAGCGAGATGTCCTCTTCCAGTGCGCAGGTTGCCGAAAAGGCGGGTGTGATCCTGCGGGAGCTGGTGCCGGGCATCCACCGTACGGCGGATCTGGTGCAGGAGATTTCCGCCGCCACGCGGGAGCAGCACATCGGGGCCGAGCAGATCAACAAGGCATTGCAGGAGTTGGATCAGGTGATTCAGGGCAATGCCGCCGCTTCGGAGCAGACGCTCGCGACGTCAGCCCAGCTGTCGAATCAGGCACGGGAGCTTGAGCGCATCATGGCGTTCTTCCGCATGGGCGCCTCCGGGGGCGAGGCCGGTCGGCATGTGACCTCTGATGGCGAAGAGCGCGAGGAGTAGCGCGGGGTGACGTGATTTCTGGTTGGTTTCAGAATAGCGAGCCGAGCGCTCTGGTCAGGTGTTCCACGCGCAGCCGCAGCTCGTCGAGGGCCTGCCGTGCGGTGCGCATATCCTCATCGCGCGCCGCGTTTTCCAGCCGCGCAGCGGCCATGAACACTTCCCCTTCGTCGAAGTAGCCGATGGTGCCCTTGAACGCGTGGGCGTGTTTCGCCAGCGCAGGGGCATCGTCGGCCTTCAGACGTTCTTCGAGATGCGTAAGTTTCTGTGCCGCATCGTTCAGGAACAGATCCACGTTTTCCTTCAGAAAGTCGCCGTTGCCGCCGAAGCTCATGGCCAGTCGGTCGGTGTCGAGCACGTAGCCGTCCGTGACGCGCTGCGCATTGTGCGACGCTGCGCCCTGTGCCTGCGCGGGCGCGAGCCGTTGGGCAATGTTGATGTTGCGCCGCAGCGCCTCGAAAAGCTCGTGAGGTCGGAAGGGCTTGGCGATGAAGTCATCCATTCCCGCCGCCAGTATGGTCGAGCGATCCTCGTCCGTGGCGTGGGCTGTCATCGCCACGATGGGCACGTGCCTCTCCCGCTTCGCGTCGTGCTCCCGGATGCGGCCGGTGGCTTCCAGTCCGTCCATGACCGGCATCTGCACGTCCATAAGGATGACGTCGAAGTCCTCGTTTTCGTACAACTCTACGGCCTGTTTGCCGTTAGTTGCCACGGAGGCGTCCAGCCCGAAGGTTCGCAGCATGTTGACGGCGACGTTGCGGTTG
Coding sequences within:
- a CDS encoding methyl-accepting chemotaxis protein produces the protein MGIVLTVMQVAEIREGAHETILARSRAIVLMAEAGREEMAAKLKAGIMQPLDQLPPDKVLDAVPVITALNMARANAEKAGYEFRVPKIAPRNPQNEPTPLERRVIEALRGGALDEYVVYEADAIRYFRPIRLTAECLHCHGDPKGSVDPTGGIREGWKDGDIHGAFEIVSSLEAANREIASAQLSTVSWTSVLLVGLAAVVWLVMRSSVIEPISEMQSVAGAMAQGDFTRRVTRRGRDEMGRMAGAFREMSDRLHSVVRDVGLASSNVTNGSVELQSASQSLSEGATRQAASVQEVSSSVEQMTGNIRQNAENAQQVERIAAEVAEKAQEGGDAVAGTVAAMHNIVEKIMIIEEIARQTNLLALNAAIEAARAGEHGKGFAVVAAEVRKLAERSGQAAREISEMSSSSAQVAEKAGVILRELVPGIHRTADLVQEISAATREQHIGAEQINKALQELDQVIQGNAAASEQTLATSAQLSNQARELERIMAFFRMGASGGEAGRHVTSDGEEREE